In Sodalis ligni, a single genomic region encodes these proteins:
- a CDS encoding Nit6803 family nitrilase has protein sequence MAQDRIIRAAAVQIAPDLGQAQKTLSRVLDAIDEAAGKGAEIVVFPETLVPWYPYFSFIAPPMTAGAEHLRLYQQAVEVPGPITRAVADSARRHGMVVVLGVNERDHGSLFNTQLVFDADGELVLKRRKITPTYHERMIWGQGDASGLKAVDTAVGRVAALACWEHYNPLARYALMAQHEEIHCSQFPGSLVGQIFADQMEVTIRHHALESGCFVINATGWLREDQIESITADPDLQRGLRGGCHTAIISPEGRHLAPPITEGEGILIADLDMKLIAKRKRMMDSVGHYARPELLSLLINDRPAEYCRQQAPYEQTGQRQTAAPQQALPQQITAPWQASGQSFTSDTTGGRHEPEQPATDY, from the coding sequence ATGGCACAGGACCGTATCATCCGTGCCGCCGCCGTGCAGATTGCGCCTGACCTCGGCCAGGCGCAAAAAACGCTGTCGCGCGTGCTGGATGCCATTGATGAAGCCGCGGGCAAGGGGGCCGAGATTGTGGTATTTCCCGAAACCCTGGTGCCCTGGTATCCCTATTTTTCCTTTATCGCGCCGCCCATGACCGCCGGCGCCGAGCACCTGCGGCTTTACCAGCAGGCGGTGGAGGTGCCCGGGCCCATTACCCGCGCGGTGGCCGACAGCGCCCGTCGCCACGGCATGGTGGTGGTGCTGGGGGTGAACGAACGGGACCATGGCAGTCTGTTCAACACCCAACTGGTATTCGACGCCGACGGCGAGCTGGTGCTGAAGCGGCGCAAGATCACCCCCACCTATCACGAACGCATGATCTGGGGGCAGGGGGACGCCTCGGGGCTGAAGGCGGTGGATACCGCCGTCGGCCGGGTAGCGGCCCTGGCCTGCTGGGAACACTACAACCCCCTGGCCCGCTATGCGCTGATGGCGCAGCACGAGGAGATCCATTGCAGCCAGTTTCCCGGCTCGCTGGTGGGCCAGATCTTCGCCGATCAGATGGAGGTCACCATTCGCCATCACGCCCTGGAGTCCGGCTGTTTTGTCATTAACGCCACCGGCTGGCTGCGGGAAGATCAGATTGAATCCATTACCGCGGATCCCGATTTGCAGCGCGGACTGCGCGGCGGCTGCCATACCGCCATTATTTCGCCGGAAGGGCGGCATTTGGCGCCTCCCATCACCGAGGGAGAAGGCATTCTTATCGCCGATCTGGATATGAAGCTTATCGCCAAGCGCAAACGCATGATGGATTCCGTGGGGCATTATGCCCGGCCGGAACTGTTAAGCCTGCTGATCAATGACCGGCCCGCGGAGTACTGCCGCCAGCAAGCGCCTTATGAGCAAACAGGCCAACGGCAAACTGCGGCGCCTCAGCAAGCGCTGCCACAGCAAATTACCGCGCCTTGGCAAGCCAGCGGGCAGTCCTTTACTTCCGACACCACAGGAGGGCGCCATGAGCCTGAGCAACCAGCGACTGATTACTGA